A window of Natrinema versiforme contains these coding sequences:
- a CDS encoding DUF555 domain-containing protein, with the protein MDCRVVVEAAVPVFDVETEDEAIRIAISKTGEMLNPDLNYVEINMGERTSPSGEELPPAFIAADEALVALELEMTVFNVEREEHASRIARKEIGQRLENIPLEVTQIDVLEDEEDDEESDETDESPDAEQADDRAEAASDSDAGADDEDDEEILPEFEDLVE; encoded by the coding sequence ATGGATTGCAGGGTCGTCGTCGAAGCTGCCGTGCCGGTATTCGACGTTGAAACGGAAGACGAGGCGATCCGGATCGCCATCTCGAAGACGGGCGAGATGTTGAACCCTGACCTCAATTACGTCGAGATCAACATGGGCGAGCGAACCTCCCCATCAGGAGAGGAGCTTCCGCCCGCGTTCATCGCGGCCGACGAAGCGCTCGTCGCGCTCGAGTTGGAGATGACCGTTTTCAACGTCGAGCGCGAGGAACACGCCTCGCGCATCGCGCGCAAAGAGATCGGCCAACGCCTCGAGAACATCCCGCTCGAGGTCACGCAGATCGACGTCCTCGAAGACGAGGAAGACGACGAGGAGTCGGACGAAACAGACGAATCACCGGACGCCGAGCAGGCGGACGACCGGGCCGAGGCGGCGAGCGACTCGGATGCCGGGGCCGACGACGAGGACGACGAAGAAATCCTGCCGGAGTTCGAAGACCTCGTCGAGTAA
- a CDS encoding DNA-3-methyladenine glycosylase — translation METGTIPLDDLAGGLDLYRTLESGQSYLWRRDDGEMYSETPAPGAWYSTVVEGDVIRVRTRDGRLEWESTADAEPIVRRLLRLDDDLEAIVAAGPDDQLLREAYEAHRGMRLVRDPPFGCLISFICSAQMRVGRIHTMVKTLASEYGDEIVFDGETYHAFPTPEQLATATETELRELGLGYRAPYVVRTAEMVASGEAHPEDARDLEYEAAREYLTKFVGVGDKVADCVLLFSLEFDEAVPLDTWIKSAIEDYFPDCDRGSYAATARALRERLGGEYAGYAQTYVFHHLRTGE, via the coding sequence ATGGAGACGGGGACGATCCCACTCGACGACCTCGCCGGCGGACTCGACCTGTATCGCACGCTCGAGAGCGGTCAGAGCTACCTCTGGCGGCGCGACGACGGCGAGATGTACAGCGAGACGCCCGCACCCGGCGCGTGGTACTCGACCGTCGTCGAGGGGGACGTGATCCGCGTCAGGACCCGCGACGGCCGCCTCGAGTGGGAGTCGACGGCCGACGCCGAACCGATCGTGCGCCGGCTGTTGCGCCTCGACGACGACCTCGAGGCGATCGTTGCGGCCGGGCCGGACGACCAATTGCTCCGCGAGGCCTACGAGGCCCACCGCGGGATGCGCCTCGTTCGGGATCCGCCCTTTGGCTGTCTGATCTCGTTTATTTGCTCGGCCCAGATGCGAGTCGGGCGCATTCACACGATGGTGAAGACGTTGGCCAGCGAGTACGGCGACGAAATCGTCTTCGACGGCGAGACCTATCACGCGTTCCCGACGCCGGAGCAACTCGCGACGGCGACCGAAACGGAGCTTCGCGAACTGGGACTCGGCTACCGCGCCCCCTACGTCGTCCGAACCGCCGAGATGGTCGCCAGCGGCGAAGCGCATCCGGAAGACGCGCGCGACCTCGAGTACGAAGCCGCGCGGGAGTACCTCACCAAATTCGTCGGGGTCGGCGACAAGGTTGCCGACTGCGTGCTCCTCTTCTCGCTCGAGTTCGACGAGGCCGTGCCGCTCGATACGTGGATCAAGTCGGCGATCGAGGACTACTTTCCCGACTGCGACCGCGGGTCCTACGCCGCGACCGCTCGAGCGCTCCGCGAACGGCTGGGCGGCGAGTACGCCGGCTACGCCCAGACGTACGTCTTCCACCATCTTCGAACCGGGGAGTAA
- a CDS encoding DUF3784 domain-containing protein — MATESVLPLLATAGALGALGILIKWFGMVRLIAGYDPDQVADEEGLADFVGTNTLYVAALVLLVAVVEYAEPFAGTEAVWLAFAVGVLALTARMIVGARRYEEPT, encoded by the coding sequence ATGGCCACCGAATCGGTCCTCCCGCTCCTCGCAACCGCGGGGGCCCTCGGTGCACTGGGGATCCTGATCAAGTGGTTCGGAATGGTCCGACTGATCGCGGGCTACGATCCGGATCAGGTCGCCGACGAGGAGGGGCTGGCGGATTTCGTCGGCACTAACACGCTGTACGTCGCGGCGCTCGTCCTACTGGTTGCCGTCGTCGAATACGCGGAGCCGTTCGCGGGCACCGAGGCGGTCTGGCTCGCGTTCGCCGTCGGCGTCCTCGCGCTCACCGCCCGAATGATCGTCGGCGCTCGCCGCTACGAGGAGCCGACGTGA
- a CDS encoding mRNA cleavage and polyadenylation specificity factor-like protein — protein MTIRHRDGIHFEREGGEPRVVADARSAVGAVNVVSHAHADHTFRTTPETVVCSAETAAIAEARTGTGFEFVESAPGIDLIPAGHVVGSRAAIIDLPDADGGPRRYCYTGDFSTRDRCYLEGFDPRAVDADALIMETTYGLPKYRFPAQDDLEAAITDWIRDNDDRPLFLFGYSLGRSQKLQWLARDATGDADREILVSASIRDVNDAIETATEGDLAFPGRRYDSLRGLTDEIVILPSNQARADWVETAVEREDGLKAGFSGWAVDDSFRYRGNYDVTFPLTDHCDFDELVATVRAIDPEIVYTTHGSDEAFADTLATEYGYRAQPLKRNQTTLGEFR, from the coding sequence GTGACGATACGGCACCGAGACGGCATTCACTTCGAACGCGAGGGCGGGGAGCCGCGGGTCGTCGCCGACGCCCGGAGCGCCGTCGGCGCGGTCAACGTGGTGAGCCACGCCCACGCCGATCACACGTTCCGAACGACGCCGGAGACCGTCGTCTGCTCGGCCGAAACGGCGGCGATCGCCGAGGCCCGCACCGGCACCGGCTTCGAGTTCGTCGAGTCCGCGCCCGGTATCGACCTCATTCCCGCCGGCCACGTCGTCGGTTCCCGCGCAGCGATCATCGACCTCCCGGACGCCGACGGCGGCCCTCGGCGCTACTGCTACACCGGCGACTTCTCCACCCGCGATCGGTGCTACCTCGAGGGGTTCGACCCCCGCGCCGTCGATGCGGACGCGCTCATCATGGAGACTACCTATGGACTCCCGAAGTATCGGTTTCCGGCACAGGACGACCTCGAGGCCGCGATTACGGACTGGATTCGTGACAACGACGACCGCCCGCTGTTCCTGTTCGGCTACTCGCTGGGTCGCTCCCAGAAACTCCAGTGGCTCGCCCGGGACGCGACCGGCGACGCCGACCGTGAGATACTCGTCTCGGCGTCGATTCGAGACGTAAACGACGCCATCGAGACCGCGACGGAGGGCGACCTCGCGTTTCCGGGTCGGCGATACGACTCGCTCCGCGGGCTGACCGACGAGATCGTGATCCTCCCGTCGAATCAGGCGCGAGCCGACTGGGTCGAAACCGCCGTCGAGCGTGAGGACGGACTCAAGGCGGGCTTTTCGGGCTGGGCCGTCGACGACTCCTTCCGATACCGGGGGAACTACGATGTCACCTTCCCGCTGACCGATCACTGCGACTTCGACGAACTCGTCGCGACGGTGCGCGCGATCGACCCCGAGATCGTCTACACCACCCACGGCTCCGACGAGGCGTTCGCCGACACCCTCGCGACCGAATACGGCTATCGGGCACAGCCGCTGAAGCGAAACCAGACGACGCTGGGTGAGTTCCGCTGA
- a CDS encoding acylphosphatase: MAERIRAHVFVSGTVQGVYYRANTRDTAREAGVDGWVKNLDDGRVEAVFEGPEDVVEELIEWCHTGSPAAEVESVETEYEDPQGEDGFEIRY, translated from the coding sequence ATGGCAGAGCGAATCCGCGCACACGTCTTCGTTTCGGGGACGGTACAGGGCGTCTACTATCGTGCGAACACTCGCGACACGGCCCGCGAGGCTGGCGTCGACGGCTGGGTGAAGAATTTAGACGACGGCCGCGTCGAGGCGGTCTTCGAGGGACCCGAGGACGTCGTCGAGGAACTGATCGAGTGGTGTCACACCGGAAGTCCAGCAGCCGAAGTCGAGAGCGTCGAGACCGAGTACGAAGACCCGCAGGGCGAGGACGGGTTCGAAATTCGGTACTGA
- a CDS encoding NAD(P)H-hydrate dehydratase: protein MITGERMAAVDANAAALGAPRKQLMESSGNAVARAVREAADPGARVAIVAGRGNNGGDAFVAARFLDGTERHSASDRDASRLGREYDVTTLLLGRAANIGTDIARENWDALEQAEYDTREITDSSEFALPDADVIVDAMLGTGISGDLREPAATAADAINDADATVVAVDVPSGFDADAGDHAANGVEADRVVTFHDTKPGLEELAADVTVADIGIPAAAERFAGPGDVDLARPESRDGRAFVIGGGPYTGAPALAAQAALRAGAELSFVAAPDSVAGEIQGYAEDLIVQPYEHDRLTPEQVDGLVDTAERHDDIVVLGPGLGTADETLEAARAFLESYTGPAVVDADALEVVPDLETDATLVCTPNRRELARMGGPDTDSLRDAVDEIESFAAELGHVVLAKGVDDVATDGERTRISRAGAPGMKVGGTGDTLAGIVAALLEHADPFDAATAGAYVNGLAGERLAETEANGLLASDMLDEIPAALWGDADE from the coding sequence ATGATTACAGGCGAGCGAATGGCCGCCGTCGACGCGAACGCCGCGGCGCTGGGCGCGCCGCGAAAGCAGTTGATGGAATCGAGCGGGAACGCCGTCGCCCGCGCGGTCCGCGAGGCGGCCGACCCCGGCGCTCGAGTCGCCATCGTCGCCGGCCGCGGGAACAACGGCGGGGACGCGTTCGTCGCCGCCCGTTTCCTCGATGGTACCGAACGTCATTCGGCATCAGACCGAGACGCGTCGCGTCTCGGGCGTGAGTACGACGTTACCACATTGCTGCTCGGGCGCGCCGCGAACATCGGCACGGACATCGCCCGCGAGAACTGGGACGCCCTCGAGCAGGCGGAGTACGATACGCGAGAGATCACGGACTCGAGCGAGTTCGCCCTCCCCGACGCGGACGTGATCGTCGACGCGATGCTCGGAACGGGGATCAGCGGCGACCTTCGAGAGCCCGCCGCGACCGCGGCCGACGCGATCAACGACGCCGACGCCACCGTGGTCGCGGTCGACGTGCCCTCGGGCTTCGACGCCGACGCGGGCGACCACGCGGCAAACGGCGTCGAGGCCGACCGGGTCGTCACCTTCCACGACACGAAGCCGGGACTCGAGGAACTCGCGGCCGACGTGACGGTCGCGGACATCGGAATTCCGGCCGCTGCGGAGCGGTTCGCCGGCCCCGGCGATGTCGACCTCGCTCGCCCCGAAAGCCGCGACGGCCGCGCGTTCGTCATCGGCGGCGGTCCCTACACCGGCGCGCCGGCGCTCGCCGCGCAGGCGGCGCTCCGTGCCGGCGCGGAACTCTCCTTCGTCGCCGCGCCCGACTCCGTCGCCGGCGAGATCCAGGGCTACGCCGAGGACCTCATCGTCCAGCCCTACGAGCACGACCGGCTCACCCCGGAGCAGGTCGACGGCCTCGTCGATACGGCCGAGCGCCACGACGATATCGTCGTCCTCGGTCCGGGTCTCGGCACCGCCGACGAAACCCTCGAGGCCGCCCGCGCGTTCCTCGAGTCCTATACCGGGCCGGCGGTCGTCGACGCCGACGCGCTCGAGGTCGTTCCCGACCTCGAGACGGACGCGACGCTGGTCTGTACGCCCAACCGCCGCGAACTCGCCCGCATGGGCGGCCCGGATACCGACTCGCTCCGGGACGCGGTCGACGAAATCGAGTCCTTTGCAGCCGAACTGGGCCACGTCGTGCTCGCGAAGGGCGTCGACGACGTGGCGACCGACGGCGAACGGACCCGGATCAGCCGCGCCGGCGCGCCCGGCATGAAAGTCGGCGGCACCGGCGACACGCTCGCCGGCATCGTCGCGGCGCTGCTCGAGCACGCCGACCCGTTCGACGCGGCGACGGCGGGCGCGTACGTCAACGGACTCGCCGGCGAGCGACTCGCCGAGACCGAGGCGAACGGGCTCCTCGCGTCGGATATGCTGGACGAAATTCCGGCGGCCCTGTGGGGTGATGCTGATGAGTGA
- the moaC gene encoding cyclic pyranopterin monophosphate synthase MoaC, with amino-acid sequence MSENDDARDESNTDAVDASDGERAADDLTHTTDEGDVQMVDVGDKPDSERRAVAAGEIHLRPATVEAIREDEVGKGDVLATARIGAIQAVKHTWETIPMCHQIPITNVDTEFSLAEDRVEVRVGVETTGKTGCEMEALEGVTTSLNVVWDMVKAVEKDDDGQYPETGIENVRVLDKEKRQA; translated from the coding sequence ATGAGTGAGAACGACGACGCGCGCGACGAGTCAAACACCGATGCGGTCGACGCGAGCGACGGCGAACGCGCGGCCGACGATCTCACACATACCACCGACGAGGGCGACGTCCAGATGGTCGACGTCGGCGACAAACCCGACAGCGAGCGTCGCGCGGTCGCGGCCGGGGAAATTCACCTTCGGCCCGCCACCGTCGAGGCGATCCGCGAGGACGAGGTCGGCAAAGGTGACGTGCTCGCGACCGCCCGCATCGGCGCGATTCAGGCCGTCAAGCACACGTGGGAGACGATCCCGATGTGCCACCAGATCCCGATCACGAACGTCGACACCGAGTTCTCGCTCGCCGAGGACCGGGTCGAGGTCCGGGTCGGCGTCGAGACCACCGGCAAGACGGGCTGCGAGATGGAGGCCCTCGAGGGCGTGACGACCAGCCTGAACGTCGTCTGGGATATGGTCAAAGCGGTCGAGAAAGACGACGACGGCCAATACCCCGAGACGGGCATCGAGAACGTCCGCGTGCTCGATAAGGAAAAACGGCAGGCATGA
- a CDS encoding nitronate monooxygenase family protein, whose translation MSGETKLRTPLCETLGIEYPIVQAPIGSATTPDLAAAVSNAGGLGHLAVTWRDLEETRRVIRDTRERTDEPFAVNLVLDDATTVVDTDEHLETILEAGVDVVTFSFGEAAPYVDRIHDAGAVVAQTVGSAEGARAAVDAGVDAIVTQGLEAGGHVQSEVATTALVPRVADTVGGEVPIVAAGGIADGRGIAAVLALGADGAWLGTRFVATEEAAVHDEYQRRLRESDETATEYTTLFDKGWPGTPHRVLRNETLERWDREGRPPAGERPGETDVIARIDDGDGRGEPIERYDEALATPAVDGEIEAMALFAGQSVGLTDEVRPAGALLEDLVTETRTAISGLPGRRSGGGRGQDLE comes from the coding sequence ATGAGCGGTGAGACGAAGCTCCGGACGCCGCTCTGTGAGACACTCGGGATCGAGTACCCGATCGTGCAGGCTCCGATCGGGAGCGCGACGACGCCCGACCTCGCGGCCGCCGTCTCGAACGCCGGCGGGCTCGGCCACCTCGCGGTCACGTGGCGTGATCTCGAGGAGACTCGCCGGGTGATCCGCGACACGCGCGAGCGGACCGACGAGCCGTTCGCGGTCAACCTCGTCCTCGACGACGCGACGACGGTCGTCGACACGGACGAGCACCTCGAGACGATCCTCGAGGCGGGCGTCGATGTGGTCACCTTCTCGTTCGGCGAGGCCGCCCCCTACGTCGATCGGATTCACGACGCGGGCGCGGTCGTCGCTCAGACCGTCGGCAGCGCCGAGGGGGCCCGCGCGGCCGTCGATGCCGGCGTCGACGCGATCGTCACGCAGGGTCTCGAGGCGGGCGGCCACGTCCAGAGCGAGGTGGCGACGACGGCGCTCGTCCCTCGCGTCGCGGATACGGTAGGCGGTGAGGTCCCGATCGTCGCAGCCGGCGGGATCGCTGACGGTCGAGGGATCGCGGCTGTGTTGGCCCTCGGCGCTGACGGCGCGTGGCTCGGCACCCGGTTCGTCGCGACCGAGGAGGCGGCCGTCCACGACGAGTACCAGCGGCGACTCCGCGAGAGCGACGAGACCGCAACCGAGTACACGACTCTCTTCGACAAGGGCTGGCCCGGAACACCACATCGTGTGTTGCGAAACGAGACGCTCGAGCGCTGGGACCGCGAGGGTCGGCCGCCCGCCGGGGAACGGCCGGGGGAGACCGACGTTATCGCTCGGATCGACGACGGTGACGGTCGCGGTGAGCCGATCGAGCGCTACGACGAGGCGCTCGCGACGCCGGCCGTCGACGGCGAGATCGAGGCGATGGCGCTGTTCGCCGGCCAGAGCGTCGGCCTTACCGACGAGGTGCGACCAGCCGGTGCGCTGCTCGAGGATCTCGTCACGGAGACGCGGACGGCTATTTCGGGATTGCCGGGTCGACGCTCGGGAGGCGGGCGCGGACAGGACCTCGAGTAA
- a CDS encoding sugar phosphate nucleotidyltransferase, whose translation MSIRSAVVLAAGEGSRLRPLTKHRPKPMLPAATKPILEYVFDALVDAGITEITVVVGYGHTHVQSHFGSTYRDASLEYVVQDKQLGSGHALLAAESAVSEPRLVLNGDQLVAGQIVEDVCNAHESADDAIATLGLIRHANVGEYGGVICEDDGTVETIVEHPRDDRSYQLNAGVYAFDPELFDYLHGPEPHLNEYSLVDGIANAIDAEETVRGVTSDGIWIDATYPWDLLEVAETLFESADGIESTVSSTARVHGSATIVEPVAISADCVVGPGAVVGPNVALGENVTVGANAVIERSVVDADTRVGSGAALVDCVTGRNVRVGTGSTVVGGPGDVRVGDRVHEGERLGALLADRVRDDGGATYAPGTIVGSDAVINAGTTVRGTVDDGTEVQ comes from the coding sequence ATGAGTATTCGTTCTGCGGTGGTCCTCGCGGCGGGCGAGGGATCCCGTCTGCGGCCGCTGACGAAGCATCGACCCAAGCCGATGCTTCCCGCGGCGACCAAACCCATTCTCGAGTACGTTTTCGATGCGCTCGTCGACGCCGGGATCACGGAAATCACCGTCGTCGTCGGCTACGGTCACACGCACGTCCAATCGCACTTCGGGTCGACGTACCGCGACGCCTCTCTGGAGTACGTCGTCCAGGACAAGCAACTCGGTAGCGGCCACGCGCTGCTGGCGGCCGAGTCCGCGGTTTCGGAGCCGCGGCTCGTCCTCAACGGCGACCAGCTCGTCGCCGGACAGATCGTTGAGGACGTCTGCAACGCCCACGAGAGCGCGGACGACGCGATTGCGACGCTCGGGCTCATTCGGCACGCGAACGTCGGCGAGTACGGCGGCGTGATCTGCGAGGACGACGGCACCGTCGAGACCATCGTCGAGCATCCCCGCGACGACCGCTCCTATCAGCTCAACGCGGGCGTCTACGCGTTCGATCCGGAACTCTTCGACTATCTCCACGGACCGGAGCCACACCTGAACGAGTACTCGCTCGTCGACGGCATCGCGAACGCCATCGACGCCGAGGAGACCGTCCGCGGCGTCACGTCCGACGGGATCTGGATCGACGCGACGTATCCGTGGGACTTACTCGAGGTCGCGGAGACCCTCTTCGAGAGCGCGGACGGCATCGAGAGCACGGTGTCGTCGACCGCGCGGGTCCACGGCTCAGCGACGATCGTCGAACCGGTCGCGATTTCGGCGGACTGCGTCGTCGGCCCCGGGGCCGTCGTCGGACCCAACGTCGCGCTCGGTGAGAACGTGACGGTCGGCGCGAATGCCGTCATCGAACGCAGCGTCGTCGACGCCGACACGCGCGTCGGCTCGGGGGCGGCGCTCGTCGACTGTGTCACCGGCCGTAACGTCCGGGTCGGAACCGGGTCGACCGTCGTCGGCGGCCCCGGCGACGTCCGCGTCGGCGACCGCGTCCACGAGGGCGAGCGACTGGGCGCGCTGCTGGCGGACCGCGTTCGCGACGATGGCGGCGCGACCTACGCGCCGGGAACGATCGTCGGCTCCGACGCCGTCATCAACGCCGGAACGACCGTTCGCGGGACGGTCGACGACGGAACCGAGGTGCAGTAA
- the glmS gene encoding glutamine--fructose-6-phosphate transaminase (isomerizing) has product MCGIVGYVGAASGDDAVDVVLDGLSTLEYRGYDSAGLAVPTPTMAVHKAAGELSALEGAVPRGDLAGESVGIGHTRWSTHGAPTDANAHPHSDEAGRVAVVHNGIIENYQRLRDDLADAGVAFRSETDTEVVPHLIGRYLDRGADAEAAFRLAIDQLEGSYAIAAVFEGSETVYAARQDSPLVVGLGETGTYLASDVPAFVDRTDRVCYLEDGDFVRLTADGAVVTDETGETVDRPIETVAWDPEDAEKSGYDHYMLKEIHEQPSSLRQCLRGRIDELEGTVNLEELAEIDHDGPVQFVACGTSYHAAMFGAERLRAGGVSAQAFLASEYASDRVPVDGDTLVVGVTQSGETADTLRALREAARAGATTLAVTNTVASSAARECDHALYIRAGPEIGVAATKTFASQQLALAMLAFELGDDPTRAELEALRDVPGQVQTVLETTEAKAVAEAFVDADAYFSIGRGYHYPVALEGALKMKEITYRHAEGFAAGELKHGPLALVTENTPVFAIVTGDGETARKTIGNVKEVEARDAPVVAITDGESDVTRYADHVLEIPAVDDLSASVLANVQLQLVAYWVANLLGRSIDKPRNLAKSVTVE; this is encoded by the coding sequence ATGTGCGGAATCGTCGGCTACGTCGGAGCCGCCAGCGGGGACGACGCCGTGGACGTGGTCCTCGATGGCCTCTCGACGCTCGAGTACCGCGGCTACGACTCCGCGGGACTGGCCGTACCGACACCCACAATGGCGGTCCACAAAGCCGCCGGTGAACTCTCGGCCCTCGAGGGGGCAGTTCCGCGAGGCGACCTCGCGGGCGAGTCGGTCGGGATCGGCCACACGCGCTGGAGCACCCACGGCGCGCCGACGGACGCCAACGCACACCCCCACAGCGACGAGGCGGGGCGCGTCGCCGTCGTCCACAACGGGATCATCGAGAACTACCAGCGGCTGCGCGACGACCTCGCCGACGCGGGCGTCGCGTTCCGGAGCGAGACCGACACCGAAGTGGTGCCCCACCTGATCGGGCGCTACCTCGACCGCGGCGCGGACGCCGAAGCGGCGTTCCGGCTGGCGATCGACCAACTCGAGGGCAGCTACGCGATCGCCGCGGTTTTCGAGGGATCGGAGACGGTGTACGCGGCCCGGCAGGACTCCCCGCTCGTCGTCGGCCTCGGCGAGACCGGCACGTACCTCGCGAGCGACGTCCCCGCGTTCGTCGACCGCACCGACCGCGTCTGCTACCTCGAGGACGGCGACTTCGTCCGGCTGACCGCCGACGGCGCGGTCGTCACCGACGAGACGGGGGAGACAGTCGACCGGCCGATCGAAACGGTCGCGTGGGATCCCGAAGACGCGGAGAAGAGCGGCTATGATCACTACATGCTCAAGGAGATCCACGAGCAGCCGTCCTCGCTGCGACAGTGTCTCCGCGGCCGGATCGACGAACTCGAGGGGACAGTCAATCTCGAGGAACTGGCGGAAATCGACCACGACGGGCCGGTCCAGTTCGTCGCCTGCGGCACCTCCTATCACGCGGCGATGTTCGGCGCGGAGCGGCTTCGTGCCGGCGGCGTGAGCGCGCAGGCGTTCCTCGCCAGCGAGTACGCGAGCGATCGCGTCCCCGTCGACGGCGATACGCTCGTCGTCGGCGTCACCCAGAGCGGCGAGACCGCCGACACGTTGCGCGCCCTGCGCGAGGCCGCCCGGGCCGGGGCGACAACGCTCGCGGTGACGAACACCGTCGCGAGTTCGGCCGCGCGGGAGTGCGATCACGCCCTCTATATCCGGGCCGGTCCCGAGATCGGCGTCGCCGCGACGAAGACGTTCGCGAGCCAGCAACTCGCGCTCGCGATGCTGGCGTTCGAACTCGGCGACGATCCGACCCGCGCGGAACTCGAGGCGCTCCGGGACGTTCCCGGGCAGGTCCAGACCGTCCTCGAGACGACCGAGGCCAAGGCGGTCGCCGAGGCGTTCGTCGACGCGGACGCGTACTTCTCCATCGGACGGGGCTACCACTACCCGGTCGCACTCGAGGGCGCGCTGAAGATGAAAGAGATCACCTACCGGCACGCGGAGGGGTTCGCGGCCGGCGAACTCAAACACGGCCCGCTCGCGCTCGTGACCGAGAACACACCGGTGTTCGCGATCGTCACCGGCGACGGCGAGACGGCCCGAAAGACGATCGGGAACGTCAAAGAGGTCGAAGCCCGCGATGCGCCCGTCGTGGCGATCACCGACGGCGAGTCCGACGTGACTCGGTACGCCGATCACGTCCTCGAGATCCCCGCCGTCGACGACCTCAGTGCATCGGTGCTGGCGAACGTGCAGTTACAGCTGGTGGCCTACTGGGTCGCGAACCTGCTCGGCCGGTCGATCGACAAGCCGCGGAATCTGGCCAAGAGCGTGACGGTCGAATGA
- a CDS encoding undecaprenyl-diphosphate phosphatase yields MSRVDLIVAILAGIVQGIVEWLPVSSQGNLSLFLTLAGTDPAVAVQLALFLQVGTTLSAATYYRDDIATAVRAVPGWRPGDAYRGENAIPSYVVVATLMTGLVGIPLYVYAVDLAGQLTGGVFIAVIGVLLVLTGVLQLGSESVSMGVRDAPTLPDSILVGAVQGVAILPGISRSGVTTSALLFRSYDPPAAFRLSFLLSIPASLGAAALTVAGAGGLPGIDPAPAAVALGLSAIVGYLTIDALMRVVDRVPFWLVCFGLGGLAIVGGGVVSIVV; encoded by the coding sequence GTGAGTCGTGTCGACCTGATCGTCGCGATCCTCGCCGGGATCGTCCAAGGGATCGTCGAGTGGCTCCCCGTCTCGAGCCAGGGCAACCTCTCGCTGTTTCTGACGCTCGCGGGGACCGACCCCGCGGTCGCAGTGCAGTTGGCGCTGTTCCTGCAGGTCGGGACGACGCTCTCGGCGGCGACCTACTATCGTGACGACATCGCGACGGCCGTCCGCGCGGTGCCCGGTTGGCGGCCCGGCGATGCATACCGCGGCGAGAACGCCATCCCGTCGTACGTCGTCGTCGCCACGCTGATGACCGGACTCGTCGGCATCCCGTTGTACGTCTACGCGGTCGACCTCGCCGGCCAGCTCACCGGCGGCGTCTTCATCGCGGTCATCGGCGTCCTGTTGGTACTGACGGGGGTCCTCCAACTCGGCTCGGAATCGGTGTCGATGGGCGTCCGCGACGCGCCGACGCTGCCGGACTCGATCCTCGTCGGCGCTGTTCAAGGCGTTGCGATCCTTCCAGGTATCTCGCGGTCGGGTGTGACGACCAGTGCGTTGCTGTTCCGCAGCTACGATCCGCCGGCGGCCTTCCGGCTCTCGTTCCTGCTGTCGATTCCCGCGAGCCTCGGCGCGGCCGCACTCACCGTCGCCGGTGCCGGCGGCCTCCCCGGTATCGATCCCGCCCCAGCGGCGGTCGCGCTCGGGCTGAGTGCGATCGTCGGCTATCTCACCATCGACGCGCTCATGCGAGTCGTCGATCGCGTGCCGTTCTGGCTCGTCTGTTTCGGTCTCGGTGGCCTCGCGATCGTCGGCGGTGGCGTCGTTTCCATCGTCGTGTGA
- a CDS encoding HVO_A0556 family zinc finger protein: MQLTDDAATGRSVLDALEGDGCSYCEDGTLVRERYHGNAAVVCDDCHTPGAQVW, encoded by the coding sequence ATGCAACTAACGGACGACGCCGCTACTGGACGGTCCGTCCTCGATGCGCTCGAGGGGGACGGGTGCTCGTATTGCGAGGACGGGACGCTCGTTCGTGAACGGTACCACGGAAACGCGGCGGTCGTCTGCGACGACTGCCACACGCCCGGCGCACAGGTGTGGTAA